The Kineosporia sp. NBRC 101731 genome has a window encoding:
- a CDS encoding methyl-accepting chemotaxis protein produces the protein MSRLSAWPIRRVFNVLVALTVITLVAIAIVVSFSYSSQTSKRADYDQLVRAYIGTKDMQNTGTSIILDNTVVNYVPSAAEAYKKNLTTDLAAMQNLVETNTALDVPDKLKEEITAIGTAYAALGDFLSTAGAPTDPAEQAQQTKDFGTLTAATSAALKAAQDTAYARIVELNAEIHSVGKNTNIVTLALCAFTALLIGGSLLAYGRRISTSVDELRMAVDQVSNGDLTHSVPVHGRDELALMAGSLETMRLKLVQMFRQLTDSSNRLGDSAVSLSGIFSEVGASSERTSTQMGTVSATANEVSANIQAVAAGSEEMGASIGEIARSAGDAAREATAAVNAVESTTGTMNKLGDSSREIGDVIKLITSIAEQTNLLALNATIEAARAGDAGKGFAVVADEVKQLAQETARATEDISSRVETIQADAVQAGEAIQGVAAVINRINEYQATIASAVEEQSATTQAINSGVNEAANGSTQIAGSIASAAQDAATNAASMQQGTDNAQQIASLRQQLNTLISSFRLPA, from the coding sequence ATGTCTCGTCTCTCGGCCTGGCCGATCCGCAGGGTGTTCAACGTGCTGGTGGCCCTCACGGTGATCACCCTGGTGGCGATCGCGATCGTGGTGAGCTTCTCCTACAGCAGTCAGACGTCCAAACGGGCGGACTACGACCAGCTCGTCCGGGCCTACATCGGCACCAAGGACATGCAGAACACCGGCACCAGCATCATTCTCGACAACACCGTAGTGAACTACGTGCCCTCGGCCGCCGAGGCGTACAAGAAGAACCTGACGACGGACCTGGCGGCCATGCAGAACCTGGTCGAGACGAACACGGCGCTCGATGTCCCGGACAAGCTCAAGGAAGAGATCACCGCGATCGGGACGGCCTACGCCGCGCTCGGTGACTTCCTGTCCACGGCCGGAGCGCCCACCGACCCGGCCGAACAGGCCCAGCAGACCAAAGACTTCGGCACCCTGACGGCGGCGACCAGTGCCGCGCTCAAGGCCGCGCAGGACACGGCGTACGCCCGGATCGTGGAGCTGAACGCCGAGATCCACAGTGTCGGCAAGAACACGAACATCGTCACCCTGGCCCTGTGCGCCTTCACCGCCCTGCTGATCGGTGGTTCGCTGCTGGCCTACGGCCGGCGGATCAGCACCAGTGTGGACGAGCTGCGGATGGCGGTGGACCAGGTGTCCAACGGCGACCTGACTCACTCCGTCCCGGTGCACGGCCGGGACGAGCTGGCCCTGATGGCCGGTTCCCTGGAGACCATGCGCCTCAAGCTGGTGCAGATGTTCCGGCAGCTGACCGATTCCAGCAACCGGCTGGGCGACTCGGCGGTCAGCCTGAGCGGCATTTTCTCCGAGGTGGGAGCCTCGTCCGAGCGCACCTCCACGCAGATGGGCACGGTCTCGGCCACGGCCAACGAGGTGTCGGCCAACATCCAGGCGGTCGCGGCCGGTTCCGAGGAGATGGGCGCCTCGATCGGTGAGATTGCCCGCAGCGCCGGTGATGCCGCCCGGGAGGCGACCGCCGCGGTGAACGCCGTGGAGTCGACCACCGGAACGATGAACAAGCTCGGTGACAGCTCGCGGGAGATCGGCGACGTGATCAAGCTGATCACCTCGATCGCGGAGCAGACCAACCTGCTCGCGCTGAACGCGACGATCGAGGCGGCGCGGGCCGGTGATGCGGGTAAGGGCTTCGCGGTGGTCGCGGACGAGGTCAAGCAGCTGGCGCAGGAGACCGCCCGGGCCACCGAGGACATCTCCAGCCGGGTCGAGACCATCCAGGCCGATGCGGTCCAGGCCGGTGAGGCGATCCAGGGGGTCGCCGCCGTCATCAACCGGATCAACGAGTATCAGGCCACGATCGCCTCGGCGGTGGAGGAACAGAGCGCCACGACACAGGCCATCAACTCGGGGGTGAACGAGGCGGCGAACGGTTCCACCCAGATCGCCGGCTCGATCGCCTCGGCCGCCCAGGACGCCGCGACCAATGCGGCGTCGATGCAGCAGGGCACCGACAACGCCCAGCAGATCGCCTCGCTGCGGCAACAGCTGAACACCCTGATCTCGAGTTTCCGTCTGCCTGCCTGA
- a CDS encoding DHA2 family efflux MFS transporter permease subunit produces MSTTEPGQAAEPGAPAPAPAPAPAPTTPSAPAPQGLDRGLLLVAACVVLGAIMSILDVTVVNVALPSLVDDFNTNLATIQWVATGYTLALATVIPLTGWGAERFGTKRLYMTSIFLFVIGSVLSGIAWNDTSLIAFRVLQGLGGGMVMPAGMTILTRAAGPQRLGRVMAVMGVPMLLGPILGPILGGWLVEDFSWRWIFIINAPIGALALFMSFRILPKDVPTPGHKLDWTGLALLSPGLALLIFGLAQSSEKSGFGHAIVIGPMVAGAVLLTVFVWHALRKGDDALIDLRLFTNKVFAASSVTMGLMIISVFGGMLLLPLYLQQVRGEGAFDTGLLLAPQGLGAMIAMPIAGILVDRTGVGRVAPFGLLAVALSFIGLTQIAADTSYWELSAYLFLQGVGMGFSMMPLMTGAMQTLRHAAVAKASTTLNIIQQAGSSIGTAVMVVILTAAIKDKVPAEALAAQGAVAADPSKAQDPTVLAGLQEALARTAEAFGHTFWWATAMVAVAFVVAAVLLPKRKPQISDEEAAQMQAHMMMG; encoded by the coding sequence ATGTCAACCACAGAACCTGGCCAGGCCGCCGAGCCCGGCGCGCCGGCACCGGCACCGGCACCGGCACCGGCACCGACAACGCCGAGCGCACCGGCGCCGCAGGGCCTCGACCGCGGGCTGCTGCTCGTGGCGGCCTGTGTCGTTCTCGGCGCCATCATGTCCATCCTCGATGTCACCGTCGTCAACGTGGCACTGCCGTCGCTGGTGGACGACTTCAACACGAATCTCGCCACGATCCAGTGGGTGGCCACCGGCTACACCCTGGCGCTGGCCACGGTCATCCCACTGACCGGCTGGGGCGCTGAGCGTTTCGGCACCAAGCGGCTCTACATGACCTCGATCTTCCTGTTCGTGATCGGCTCGGTGCTGTCCGGCATCGCCTGGAACGACACGTCTCTCATCGCCTTCCGGGTGCTGCAGGGTCTGGGTGGCGGCATGGTGATGCCGGCCGGTATGACGATCCTGACCCGCGCCGCCGGCCCGCAGCGTCTCGGCCGGGTGATGGCCGTGATGGGTGTGCCGATGCTGCTCGGCCCGATCCTCGGCCCGATCCTCGGTGGCTGGCTGGTGGAAGACTTCAGCTGGCGCTGGATCTTCATCATCAACGCCCCGATCGGCGCCCTGGCCCTGTTCATGTCCTTCCGCATCCTGCCGAAAGACGTTCCCACGCCCGGCCACAAGCTGGACTGGACCGGCCTGGCCCTGCTCTCCCCCGGCCTCGCCCTGCTGATCTTCGGCCTGGCCCAGTCGTCCGAGAAGAGCGGCTTCGGGCACGCCATCGTGATCGGCCCGATGGTCGCCGGCGCCGTGCTGCTGACCGTCTTCGTCTGGCACGCCCTGCGCAAGGGTGACGACGCGCTGATCGACCTGCGCCTGTTCACCAACAAGGTCTTCGCGGCCTCCTCGGTCACCATGGGCCTGATGATCATCTCGGTGTTCGGCGGCATGCTGCTGCTGCCGCTGTACCTCCAGCAGGTGCGCGGCGAGGGCGCTTTCGACACCGGTCTGCTGCTGGCCCCGCAGGGTCTGGGCGCGATGATCGCCATGCCGATCGCCGGCATCCTGGTGGACCGCACCGGCGTCGGCCGGGTCGCCCCGTTCGGTCTGCTGGCCGTGGCCCTGTCGTTCATCGGCCTGACCCAGATCGCCGCCGACACGTCCTACTGGGAGCTGTCGGCCTACCTGTTCCTCCAGGGCGTCGGCATGGGCTTCTCGATGATGCCGCTGATGACCGGCGCCATGCAGACGCTGCGCCACGCCGCGGTGGCCAAGGCCAGCACCACGCTGAACATCATTCAGCAGGCCGGCTCCTCCATCGGTACCGCGGTGATGGTCGTGATCCTCACGGCTGCCATCAAGGACAAGGTGCCCGCCGAGGCGCTCGCCGCCCAGGGAGCGGTCGCGGCCGACCCGTCCAAGGCCCAGGACCCGACCGTTCTGGCCGGTCTCCAGGAGGCCCTGGCGCGGACGGCCGAGGCGTTCGGCCACACCTTCTGGTGGGCCACGGCCATGGTCGCCGTCGCGTTCGTGGTGGCCGCCGTGCTGCTGCCGAAGCGCAAGCCGCAGATCAGCGACGAAGAGGCCGCGCAGATGCAGGCCCACATGATGATGGGCTGA
- a CDS encoding SLC13 family permease, which produces MTSSALPLLAAETAKASGDARLITAAVLGIAVVILLIALAKLHPFLALVLGSAVLGIVGGLGVAGTIDSFTGGVGATAGTVGLLIALGNMIGALLADSGGADRIVDRVVSRVPGGRLPWAMAGVAALIGLPLFFEIGVVLLVPVVLLVSARTQVPLLKVAIPALAGLSVLHGLVPPHPGPLAAVTALDADLGLTLMFGLILAIPTVILAGPVFASWVSRYVVAQAPPALVASGGVTGVLEDDGERRGAAEDVGGPTDPDGPDDPDGPDGPGGPGGPGGPASTLGFPARRPAFWPAVLTILLPVVLMLVRAVGELTLDEGDGLREALEVAGEPLVALLAGVLLAMFTLGFATGMDRSQVSGSIAGALPSISAILLIVAAGGGFKQVLIDAGVGQVIADAARDTDLSPLLLGWLVAVGIRVATGSATVATITAAGIVVPLAADLSSPQLSLLVLAIGTGSLFFSHVNDAGFWLVKEYLGLTVGQTLRTWSVMETLISVIGLAGVLLLSLLV; this is translated from the coding sequence GTGACGTCGTCCGCCCTGCCGCTGCTCGCGGCCGAAACCGCGAAGGCGTCGGGGGATGCCCGGCTGATCACGGCGGCGGTGCTGGGGATCGCCGTCGTCATCCTGCTCATCGCCTTGGCGAAACTGCACCCGTTCCTGGCCCTGGTTCTGGGTTCCGCCGTGCTGGGCATTGTCGGAGGTCTCGGGGTCGCGGGCACCATCGACAGTTTCACCGGTGGGGTCGGGGCCACGGCCGGAACGGTCGGCCTGCTGATCGCGCTGGGCAACATGATCGGCGCGCTGCTGGCCGATTCCGGCGGGGCCGACCGGATCGTCGACCGCGTGGTCAGCCGGGTCCCCGGAGGTCGGCTGCCCTGGGCGATGGCCGGGGTGGCGGCCCTCATCGGACTGCCGTTGTTCTTCGAGATCGGTGTCGTCCTGCTGGTTCCGGTGGTGCTCCTGGTCTCGGCGCGGACCCAGGTTCCGCTGCTGAAGGTAGCCATCCCCGCACTTGCCGGGCTCTCGGTATTACACGGTCTGGTGCCACCGCATCCCGGCCCGCTGGCCGCGGTCACCGCCCTCGACGCCGATCTCGGCCTGACGCTGATGTTCGGCCTGATCCTGGCGATCCCCACGGTGATCCTGGCGGGGCCGGTGTTCGCGTCGTGGGTGTCGCGGTACGTGGTGGCCCAGGCGCCTCCTGCGCTGGTGGCTTCCGGCGGGGTCACAGGGGTGCTTGAGGACGACGGTGAGCGTCGGGGGGCCGCCGAGGACGTGGGCGGGCCCACCGACCCGGACGGACCGGACGACCCGGACGGACCGGACGGACCGGGCGGACCGGGCGGACCGGGCGGACCGGCGTCCACCCTGGGCTTCCCGGCGCGGCGCCCCGCCTTCTGGCCCGCCGTGCTGACCATCCTGCTCCCGGTCGTCCTGATGCTCGTGCGGGCCGTGGGTGAGCTGACCCTCGACGAGGGCGACGGTCTGCGCGAGGCCCTCGAGGTGGCGGGCGAGCCGCTGGTCGCGCTGCTGGCCGGCGTGCTGCTGGCCATGTTCACCCTGGGTTTCGCCACCGGGATGGATCGCTCGCAGGTGTCCGGGAGCATCGCCGGGGCGTTGCCGTCGATCTCCGCGATTCTCCTGATCGTCGCCGCCGGAGGCGGTTTCAAGCAGGTGCTGATCGATGCCGGGGTCGGTCAGGTGATCGCCGACGCGGCCCGGGACACCGACCTGTCGCCTCTGCTGCTGGGCTGGCTGGTGGCCGTCGGGATCCGGGTGGCCACCGGTTCGGCCACGGTCGCCACGATCACGGCGGCCGGCATCGTGGTGCCGCTGGCCGCCGACCTGAGCAGCCCGCAGCTGTCGCTGCTGGTCCTGGCGATCGGTACCGGCTCCCTGTTCTTCTCGCACGTCAACGACGCCGGTTTCTGGCTGGTGAAGGAGTATCTCGGTCTCACCGTGGGACAGACCCTGCGCACCTGGTCGGTGATGGAGACGCTGATCTCGGTGATCGGCCTGGCCGGGGTGCTGCTGCTGTCGCTGCTGGTCTAG
- a CDS encoding ferritin yields MSDKESPFVTLLQEQINHEFTAQQQYVALAVWFDARDLPQLAGFYYRQAVEERNHAMMMVKYLLDRDIPPRIPGFGDIRNDFGEPTELVALALAQEETVTRQIEALFKAARDGGDFLGEQFMLWFLKEQVEEVASMQTLLAICERAGTDYFKIEDFVARETGAEPADPSAPAVAGGAL; encoded by the coding sequence ATGTCGGACAAGGAATCACCGTTCGTCACCCTGCTCCAGGAGCAGATCAACCACGAGTTCACCGCCCAGCAGCAGTACGTCGCCCTGGCGGTGTGGTTCGACGCACGCGATCTTCCGCAGCTGGCCGGGTTCTACTACCGGCAGGCCGTCGAGGAGCGCAACCACGCGATGATGATGGTCAAGTACCTCCTGGACCGGGACATCCCGCCGCGCATCCCCGGCTTCGGCGACATCCGCAACGACTTCGGCGAGCCGACGGAACTGGTGGCCCTGGCCCTGGCCCAGGAAGAAACCGTCACCCGCCAGATCGAGGCGCTGTTCAAGGCAGCCCGGGACGGCGGCGACTTCCTGGGTGAGCAGTTCATGCTCTGGTTCCTCAAGGAGCAGGTCGAGGAGGTGGCCTCGATGCAGACCCTGCTGGCCATCTGCGAGCGGGCGGGCACCGACTACTTCAAGATCGAGGACTTCGTGGCCCGGGAGACCGGAGCCGAGCCGGCCGACCCGTCCGCCCCGGCCGTGGCCGGGGGCGCTCTGTAA
- a CDS encoding phospholipase D-like domain-containing protein, with the protein MGIKVGGIELFMGPPALGGPDDLDEVVRDFIGGAKRSLAIAAQELDSRSVAQAVLAAQAAKIRVRLILEGDYLTEARPPGDPWAPAGDNETNRVIHSALLRSGVDVVTDLNPAIFHQKFIVRDPGEPTAAVLTGSANFTRTDTGTNDPPQSPGVVGNNLNHIAILYGRTAAKTYLAEFDRMRSGLFGATHERVEARPVEFRLGKVRVKPVFAPRQGPEMEIMKQMLKAATSIDFAMFTFARSSGIDDAMIRLAPTLDRLRGVLDRGQGVQKWAATQPLKAAGVELHQNRPGTGVRKLHHKLMVIDERLLVIGSFNYTGPATTLNDENIIVIGDLEEADPVSEEAQRRLAGYALVEIERIVRDLTEPV; encoded by the coding sequence ATGGGGATCAAGGTCGGCGGTATCGAGTTGTTCATGGGCCCGCCCGCGCTCGGGGGCCCGGACGACCTCGACGAGGTCGTGCGTGACTTCATCGGCGGGGCCAAGCGCAGCCTGGCCATCGCGGCGCAGGAACTGGACTCGCGATCGGTGGCACAGGCCGTGCTGGCCGCGCAGGCCGCGAAGATCCGGGTGCGGCTGATCCTCGAGGGGGATTACCTCACCGAGGCCCGCCCGCCGGGCGACCCCTGGGCGCCGGCCGGTGACAACGAGACCAACCGCGTCATCCATTCCGCGCTGCTGCGGTCGGGGGTCGACGTGGTCACCGACCTGAATCCGGCCATCTTCCACCAGAAGTTCATCGTGCGGGACCCGGGTGAGCCGACCGCCGCCGTCCTGACCGGCTCGGCCAACTTCACCCGCACCGACACCGGCACGAACGACCCGCCGCAGTCGCCGGGCGTGGTCGGCAACAACCTCAACCACATCGCGATCCTCTACGGGCGCACCGCGGCGAAGACCTACCTTGCCGAGTTCGACCGGATGCGCTCGGGTCTCTTCGGTGCCACGCACGAGCGGGTGGAGGCCCGGCCGGTCGAGTTCCGTCTCGGGAAAGTGCGGGTCAAGCCCGTTTTCGCGCCCCGTCAGGGGCCGGAGATGGAGATCATGAAACAGATGCTGAAGGCCGCCACCAGCATCGACTTCGCGATGTTCACCTTCGCGCGGTCGTCCGGTATTGACGACGCGATGATCCGCCTGGCGCCGACTCTGGACCGGCTGCGGGGTGTGCTCGACCGCGGACAGGGCGTGCAGAAGTGGGCGGCGACGCAGCCGCTGAAGGCGGCCGGGGTGGAACTGCACCAGAACCGGCCGGGCACCGGCGTGCGCAAGCTGCACCACAAGCTGATGGTGATCGACGAGCGACTCCTGGTGATCGGCAGTTTCAACTACACCGGCCCGGCAACCACGCTGAATGACGAGAACATCATCGTCATCGGTGATCTCGAGGAGGCCGACCCCGTGAGCGAGGAAGCGCAGCGGCGTCTGGCGGGCTACGCCCTGGTCGAGATCGAGCGGATCGTCCGGGACCTGACCGAACCCGTCTGA
- a CDS encoding (2Fe-2S)-binding protein: MTVGITGGLPEPIGFLPGSLLLDRDWLSGQVRDTGAFYGCREPRVSTTLWWYSASAVLFGPAIHELVLLGAGLSLDPAALRMTARPSGLERVVPGRPLDPGPAAFGRHLDAALAPVIRALGDVGQVTPQSLWAVAADSLATRLLTSRAPDPAGWAADIAGASERLSPTPRFVQVQGRPGAAPSTYVHRVSCCQIYRVPMSLCLSCPRRPPAERRQRLETHAAARAPGS; encoded by the coding sequence ATGACCGTCGGCATCACCGGCGGTCTGCCCGAACCCATCGGTTTCCTGCCCGGCAGCCTGCTCCTGGATCGCGACTGGCTGTCCGGTCAGGTGCGTGACACCGGCGCCTTCTACGGCTGCCGGGAACCCCGCGTGAGTACCACTCTCTGGTGGTACTCAGCGAGCGCGGTCCTGTTCGGGCCGGCGATCCACGAACTCGTCCTGCTCGGGGCCGGTCTCTCGCTCGACCCGGCGGCGCTGCGGATGACCGCGCGGCCGTCCGGCCTGGAGCGGGTCGTGCCCGGCAGGCCCCTCGACCCCGGTCCCGCCGCCTTCGGCCGGCATCTCGACGCAGCTCTCGCCCCGGTGATCCGGGCGCTCGGTGACGTCGGTCAGGTCACGCCCCAGTCGCTGTGGGCGGTCGCCGCCGACTCCCTGGCCACCCGGCTGCTCACCTCCCGGGCCCCCGATCCGGCGGGCTGGGCCGCGGACATCGCCGGCGCCAGCGAGCGGCTGAGCCCCACGCCCCGCTTCGTCCAGGTCCAAGGTCGCCCCGGCGCTGCACCGAGCACCTATGTGCACCGCGTCTCGTGCTGTCAGATCTACCGCGTGCCGATGAGCCTGTGCCTCAGCTGCCCGCGCCGGCCCCCGGCCGAGCGCCGGCAGCGGCTGGAGACCCACGCGGCCGCCCGGGCGCCGGGCTCCTGA
- the rpsD gene encoding 30S ribosomal protein S4: protein MNNPRPKAKLSRALGIPLTPKCVKYFEQRPYPPGDHGRARKSTSDYKVRLLEKQRLRFQYNISETQMARAFEKAHRGATKTGEALVVSLETRLDALVLRSGFARTIYQARQNVVHRHITVNGILVDKPSYQVKPEDVIAVAPRSRNKTPFQVAAAGAHQLATTPPYLEVLLPQLHARLVRLPVREEVPVTCNEQLVVEYYSR from the coding sequence GTGAATAACCCCCGTCCCAAGGCGAAGTTGTCTCGCGCCCTCGGCATCCCGCTCACCCCGAAGTGCGTGAAGTACTTCGAGCAGCGTCCCTACCCGCCGGGCGACCACGGTCGTGCGCGCAAGTCCACCTCGGACTACAAGGTGCGTCTGCTCGAGAAGCAGCGTCTGCGCTTCCAGTACAACATCAGCGAGACGCAGATGGCCCGGGCCTTCGAGAAGGCTCACCGTGGCGCGACGAAGACCGGCGAGGCGCTGGTCGTCTCGCTCGAGACCCGTCTCGACGCCCTGGTGCTGCGCAGCGGCTTCGCCCGCACGATCTACCAGGCCCGCCAGAACGTGGTCCACCGCCACATCACCGTCAACGGCATCCTCGTCGACAAGCCGTCGTACCAGGTCAAGCCGGAAGACGTGATCGCGGTCGCGCCGCGCAGCCGGAACAAGACCCCGTTCCAGGTTGCCGCCGCCGGTGCTCACCAGCTGGCCACCACCCCGCCCTACCTCGAGGTGCTGCTCCCGCAGCTCCACGCCCGGCTGGTTCGCCTGCCGGTTCGCGAAGAGGTTCCGGTGACCTGCAACGAGCAGCTCGTCGTCGAGTACTACTCGCGCTGA
- a CDS encoding ABC transporter permease, translating into MSAPLDVPGGATEAQPEAVLSGAGVAIQGRSLTQIAWLRLRRDRWALAGGVIVVLLILIAIFAPLVVALLGHPPNEFHPDQIDPDLATPIHPLGGITGDFLLGVEPLNGRDLFSRVVYGARISLLIAFLATLLSVFIGTVLGVVAGYYGRWIDTLISRTMDLFLAFPLLVFALALAGVVPDKAFGLSGDALRIALLIFIIGFFNWPYIGRIVRGQTLSLREREFVDAARSLGARTPYILFRELLPNLAAPILVYATLLIPTNILFEAALSFLGVGVRPPTPTWGGMLSEATTYYRVDPTFMMVPGVAIFVTVLAFNILGDGLRDALDPRAR; encoded by the coding sequence ATGTCCGCTCCGCTCGACGTACCCGGGGGTGCGACCGAAGCACAGCCCGAGGCCGTTCTCTCCGGTGCCGGGGTGGCGATCCAGGGACGCTCCCTCACGCAGATCGCCTGGCTGCGGCTGCGGCGTGACCGCTGGGCGCTGGCCGGCGGCGTCATCGTCGTCCTGCTGATCCTGATCGCGATCTTCGCGCCGCTGGTCGTGGCTCTCCTGGGGCACCCGCCCAACGAGTTCCACCCCGACCAGATCGACCCGGACCTGGCCACGCCGATCCACCCGCTGGGGGGCATCACCGGCGACTTCCTGCTCGGCGTGGAGCCGCTGAACGGTCGTGACCTGTTCAGCCGGGTGGTCTACGGCGCCCGGATCTCGCTGCTCATCGCGTTTCTCGCGACGCTGCTGTCGGTGTTCATCGGCACGGTGCTCGGGGTGGTCGCGGGTTACTACGGCCGCTGGATCGACACGCTGATCAGCCGCACCATGGACCTCTTCCTGGCGTTCCCCCTGCTGGTGTTCGCCCTGGCCCTGGCCGGGGTGGTGCCCGACAAGGCGTTCGGGCTGAGCGGCGACGCGCTGCGTATCGCGCTGCTGATCTTCATCATCGGCTTCTTCAACTGGCCCTACATCGGCCGCATCGTGCGCGGGCAGACCCTGTCGCTGCGAGAGCGTGAGTTCGTCGACGCCGCACGTAGTCTCGGTGCCCGCACGCCGTACATCCTGTTCCGTGAGCTGCTGCCGAACCTGGCCGCGCCGATCCTGGTGTACGCCACGCTGCTGATCCCGACCAACATCCTGTTCGAGGCGGCCCTGTCGTTCCTCGGCGTGGGTGTGCGCCCGCCCACCCCGACCTGGGGCGGCATGCTCTCCGAGGCCACCACGTACTACCGGGTCGACCCCACCTTCATGATGGTGCCCGGTGTCGCGATCTTCGTGACCGTGCTGGCCTTCAACATCCTCGGTGACGGCCTGAGGGACGCCCTGGACCCCCGCGCCCGCTGA
- a CDS encoding SGNH/GDSL hydrolase family protein — protein MALRTIDPASLDSFVALGDSFTEGLHDEIGPDGRHRGWADRVADGLATANGRVRYANLAIRGRLLDQVVAEQVPVALALKPALVAFNAGGNDALRPRADLGRVFATFEENVARLRENGSQVLLFTSLGPPRAPGDRVARGTSGLISKFTAFNTCVRRVADRYECALADIGAAPALLDRRFWHEDRLHLAPEGHARVAAAAMESLGLGDPALLAGETGWWRASLPEKVVTGRVADIASDLRWARTFLMPWIGRRLRGVSSGDALLPKRAEMIEIVATP, from the coding sequence ATGGCCCTGCGCACCATCGACCCCGCGTCCCTCGACAGCTTCGTCGCGCTCGGTGACTCGTTCACCGAAGGGCTGCACGACGAGATCGGGCCGGACGGGCGGCACCGGGGCTGGGCCGACCGGGTCGCCGACGGACTGGCCACGGCCAACGGCCGGGTGCGGTACGCCAACCTCGCCATCCGCGGACGCCTGCTCGACCAGGTGGTGGCCGAGCAGGTTCCGGTGGCCCTGGCGCTGAAGCCGGCGCTGGTCGCGTTCAACGCCGGGGGCAATGACGCGCTGCGCCCGCGGGCCGATCTGGGCCGGGTGTTCGCGACGTTCGAGGAGAACGTGGCCCGGCTGCGGGAGAACGGATCGCAGGTGCTGCTGTTCACCTCGCTCGGCCCGCCCCGGGCCCCGGGCGACCGGGTGGCCCGCGGCACGTCCGGCCTGATCAGCAAGTTCACCGCGTTCAACACGTGCGTGCGCCGCGTGGCCGACCGCTACGAGTGCGCCCTGGCCGACATCGGTGCCGCCCCCGCCCTGCTCGACCGCCGCTTCTGGCACGAGGACCGGCTGCACCTGGCCCCGGAGGGGCACGCACGGGTGGCCGCGGCGGCGATGGAATCGCTCGGCCTGGGTGATCCGGCGCTGCTCGCGGGGGAGACGGGCTGGTGGCGGGCGTCGCTGCCGGAGAAGGTCGTCACCGGCCGGGTCGCGGACATCGCCTCCGACCTGCGCTGGGCCCGGACCTTCCTGATGCCGTGGATCGGGCGGCGTCTGCGAGGGGTCTCCAGCGGGGACGCGCTGCTGCCGAAGAGGGCCGAGATGATCGAGATCGTCGCGACCCCCTGA
- a CDS encoding DUF2470 domain-containing protein — protein MSLAHPARQPDVGRAASAGSVSLRIDVAEVMLEEAGRHDWVTVEDYRRSEPDPLHLGAADQLQHLVAHHPDAVVTLSRLCEPEAMLGVMRVMPIALDRYGIVLRIEKLRDHTDVRLAFRRRVDSGTEAAAELRHLLAEGSRRRPCAR, from the coding sequence ATGTCGCTCGCCCACCCCGCCCGGCAGCCGGACGTCGGCCGGGCCGCCTCGGCCGGGTCCGTCAGCCTGCGGATCGACGTGGCCGAGGTCATGCTCGAGGAAGCCGGCCGCCACGACTGGGTCACCGTGGAGGACTACCGGCGCAGCGAGCCGGACCCCCTCCACCTCGGGGCCGCCGATCAGCTCCAGCACCTCGTGGCCCACCATCCGGACGCGGTCGTCACGCTGTCCCGGCTCTGCGAGCCCGAGGCGATGCTCGGGGTGATGAGGGTGATGCCGATCGCCCTCGACCGCTACGGCATCGTGCTGCGGATCGAGAAGCTCCGCGACCACACGGACGTCCGCCTGGCGTTCCGCCGCCGGGTCGACTCCGGCACGGAAGCGGCCGCCGAGCTGCGACATCTCCTGGCCGAGGGGAGTCGCCGGCGCCCTTGCGCCCGATGA
- a CDS encoding TetR/AcrR family transcriptional regulator, with the protein MTLEQTVGREEREGRRPLRADAERNRRRILAAAAEVFAERGLDAGLDEIARHAGVGTGTVYRRFPDKSSLIEALFVSRVEALVELTEQAQDAPDAWTGLVTLITRSVEMQIADRGLKELLFGDVSVAASMQAQVVEKVARIQPTVAAILAQAKAEGAVRQDVSVTDLAVTQFMLHGVGKFSTPDAWRRQLALVLAGLRPHGALPLPGVPLTDQELLEICAPDCVGPPGHLSVVPD; encoded by the coding sequence ATGACGCTGGAACAGACAGTAGGGCGCGAAGAACGAGAAGGACGGCGGCCGCTGCGGGCCGACGCCGAGCGCAACCGGCGCCGGATTCTCGCGGCGGCGGCCGAGGTGTTCGCCGAACGGGGCCTCGACGCCGGTCTGGACGAGATAGCTCGTCATGCCGGCGTCGGCACCGGCACCGTCTACCGCCGGTTCCCGGACAAGTCCTCGCTCATCGAGGCCCTGTTCGTGAGCCGGGTGGAGGCCCTGGTGGAGCTGACCGAACAGGCTCAGGACGCACCGGACGCGTGGACCGGGCTGGTCACGCTGATCACCCGGTCGGTCGAGATGCAGATCGCCGACCGGGGGCTGAAAGAGCTTCTCTTCGGCGATGTCTCGGTGGCGGCGTCGATGCAGGCGCAAGTGGTGGAGAAGGTGGCCCGGATTCAGCCGACCGTCGCCGCGATCCTGGCCCAGGCCAAGGCCGAAGGTGCTGTGCGCCAAGACGTCTCGGTCACCGATCTGGCTGTCACGCAGTTCATGCTGCACGGGGTGGGCAAGTTCTCCACCCCCGACGCCTGGCGACGGCAGCTGGCGCTCGTGCTGGCCGGGCTGAGGCCGCACGGCGCGCTCCCGTTGCCGGGGGTGCCGCTGACCGACCAGGAGCTGCTCGAGATCTGTGCCCCGGACTGCGTGGGGCCACCAGGGCACCTCTCGGTGGTCCCGGACTGA